The genomic segment ACTGCTTAGGCAGTTGTCGCATCTGGATGTACATGCATCAAGCGTATCTTCAAAATACTCGGCAAGCTGTTTGTGAAAGCAGATCTCGCCAGTGGCGTATTTGTAAATGGTATCTATCTTTTGGTTTAGGTGCTCTTTGTATTCGCCGTTTTGAATATCATCTAAAAATCTTTTATGCTGAGCAATGTCTGCTGCATTAAAGAGCAGCAAAACCTCTGCATCTTCGCCGTCACGTCCTGCACGTCCTATCTCCTGATAGTAGTTTTCAAGCGATTTCGGAAGTGACATGTGAGCTACAAAACGGATGTCGCTCTTATCTATCCCCATCCCAAAAGCAATGGTTGCGACCATAATATTGACCTTGTCGTTGACAAATATTTTAAAGTTCTGCTCTCTTACATGCTGCGGCAATCCTGCATGGTAGGGCAGAGATTTGTAGCCGTTTTTGTTGAGAAAGATGCTTAGTTCTTCAGTTTTCTTTCGTGAACTTACATAGATGATCCCGCTCTCATTTTTATGACGATGCAAAAAAGCTTTGAGCTGTTCATGCCCGTTTGAGACTCTTCTCTGTGCAGAGATAAAGATGTTTTTGCGAAACACTTTACCTTTTAAAAGAAGCGGGTTTTCAAGCCGAAGCTCTCTTAATATATCACGGGTGACATGCTCTGTAGAGGTTGCGGTAAAGGCGCAGATCGCTGTATTTGGGAAGTTTGCTTTTAGATTTCCGAGTGCTCTGTAATCATCGCGAAACTCATGCCCCCACTGTGAGATACAGTGCGCTTCGTCTATGACAAAGAAGTTTATATTTAAGCCACGCAACATACCGATAGTTGTTTGGTTGTTGAGTCTCTCTGGGGAGAGGTATAAAAATTTTAGCTCCCCGCTGTAGGCTCTTTGGACGATCTCATCTACTTCATCACGGCTCTGTGCGGAGCTTATCATCTCGGCACTTATATTTTGCGCTCTAAGGGATGCTACTTGGTCCTGCATAAGAGCTATAAGAGGTGAGATAACGACAGTTACACCCTCTTTTAGCATGGTTGGAAGTTGATAAACAAGAGACTTTCCCCCACCAGTGGGGAGGATCATAAGCAGATCTTGAGCATTTAAGACGGCGTCTACTCCCTCTTCTTGAAACTCCCGAAAGCTGTTATGCCCGAAATAATCCTTTAGCGCGGCATATTTCATCAGTATCTAGCTGATATTGAGTCGATATCGTCCCATGTAAGAGTATTTTTTTTGTGAGTGATAATATGCTCTACATATCTTGCGAACATATCGGTCTCTATGTTTACGCGCGAACCTTTTTTATAGTTTTTAAAGAGCGTCTCTTTCATAGTGTGAGGTATTATTGTAAGCCTGAAACTATCTGAAAAGACTTCGTTGACTGTCAAGCTTACACCGTCGATAGTAATCGAGCCTTTTGGAATGATATAGGGGATGAATTTTTTCTCTACTTTTATAAAGACATCAAAAGAGTTGCCGCTGTTTTTTATCTCTTTTATCTCGCCTATCGCATCGACATGACCCTGAACGATATGTCCTTCAAATCTGTCTCCCATCATCATGGCAGGCTCTATATGGACTTCATTTTTGTAGTTCTCCATAGCCAAAAGCTTCTGGCTCTCGGGAGATAGCTCGACACTAAAGCCGTCATGTTCAACTTTTATGACAGTAAGGCAGGCACCGTTTACGGCGATAGAGTCGCCAATCTTGGCTTTATGTTTTGAGCGGATGCTAAGCGTACTTCCGCGTAAACTCTTGACATCTGCTATCTCGCGTATTAATCCTGTGAACAATTTATCTCCCTTTCTGCCATATAATGGCAAGCTTTAGTGCCTTAGCGGCTAGCGTAGTCAAACGGGACTTTGTTCCGTTTGGCGTTGTAAACTAGAAAACTATTTTACCCTCTTCTTGAAGACCTTTTATGATCTCTTTTGCTTTTTCATGCCCTTTGTATGCCGCTTTTCTGCAGTAGTCAAGTGCTGTGTCGTGATTTTGTTCGCATCCAAAACCTTGGTCGTAAAGCATTCCGAGGTTATATAGCCCCTCCGCCAGACCGCCGTCGGCAGCTTTTTTAAAACAGATAAAACTTCTCGTCTCGTTCATCTCGACACCGTGTCCCTCTTTATATAAAACACCCAGATTGTTAAAAGACTCTGTATGTCCCCGCTTTGCTCCCTCTTCGTACCAAAAAGCCGCTTCTGAGAAGTTTTGCAGGCATCCAAGTCCGCGCTCAAGCATAAGTGCAACCTCATACATCGCCTGGGGAACCTCTCTGATCGCCGCTTCCATATATAGCTCATGCGCTTTAAACTGGTTATGAGGGGCGCCGCCAAGACCGTTCATATATAAAAGGGCAAGATTGAAAAGAGCGTAAGGCTGTTTAAGCTCAGCCGCTTTTTCGTAAAGTTCCAGTGCTTTTGCATCATCTCTCTGGCAACCCTGAGCGTTTTGGTACATATAACCCAAAGAGGTCATAGCATCTGCATCGCCTTCATCTGAGAGTTGCGTATAGAGCTCAAGGGCAGTTTTGAAATCTTGAGAGTTATATGCGTCATGTGCTTTTTTTATCATCAGTTTAAACCATTATTTAGAATATTACGCAAATGATACTCAAAAATGATAAAATTCGGCTAAAGAAAATAATATGGAATATATATGAAATATGATGTAATAGTGGTCGGCGGTGGACATGCGGGAGTTGAAGCATCTCTCTCATGCGCAAGGATGGGAGCGAAGACTCTGCTTGTCTCGATGCTTGCCGAAAATGTTGGAGCTACTAGCTGTAATCCTGCAATAGGCGGTTTGGCAAAAGGGCATTTGGTACGCGAGATAGATGCGCTCGGCGGAGAGATGGGTCTTATCACAGATGAAGCCGGGATACAGTTTCGCATACTCAACCAGACAAAGGGCCCTGCCGTTCGCGGAAGCCGCGCGCAGATAGATATGGATAGATACCGTGTAATTGCAAGAAACAAGATACTGACTACACCTAATCTTGAACTGGTTCAAGAGATGGTAGAGTCTCTTATAGTGGAAGATGGCAAAGCTGTAGGCGTTAAAACAAATCTTTTAAATGAGTACAGAGCAGAAAAAGTCATTATTACAAGCGGGACTTTTTTGCGTGGCGTTATTCATGTCGGCGAGATAAAGCAGGAGGGCGGACGCTTCGGAGAGCAGAGCAGTGTAGGGCTTAGCGAGTCTCTAAGAGCTTGCGGTCTTGAGATGGGAAGGCTGAAGACGGGAACGTGTGCCAGAGTGGATGCTTCTTCAATCGACTTCTCTGTTATGGAGAAGCAAGACGGCGATGAGATCCCAAGTCCTTTTAGTTTCAGAACCAACCGTGACGAGTTTAGAAAGACAAAGAAGCAGATTCCGTGCTTCATCGCTTACACAAATGAGACCACTCACAATATCATAGAGAGCAACTTTTACCGCGCACCTCTTTTTACGGGTCAGATCGAGGGGACGGGTCCTAGATACTGCCCGAGCATAGAAGATAAGATCAACCGTTTTCGCGACAAAGATAGACACCATCTTTTTATAGAGCCTCAAACTATGGAAAATACGGAGTGCTATATAAACGGCATGAGCACGTCGCTTCCGCCTGACGTTCAACAGCAGATGATCCGCTCTGTAAAAGGGATGGAAAATGCTAGGATAGTGCGCTACGGTTATGCCATAGAGTATGATTTTGTAGACCCAAGAGAGCTTAAACACTCGCTTGAGACAAAAAAGATAAAAGGGCTCTATCTTGCAGGACAGATAAACGGAACAACGGGCTATGAAGAGGCAGCCGCTCAAGGGCTTATGGCTGGGATAAACGCAACTTTGAGCCTTCAAGGCAAAGAGCCTCTTGTTCTGCGCCGTGATGAGGCTTACATCGGTGTTCTAATAGATGATTTGGTTACAAAAGGCACGAAAGAGCCTTATAGAATGTTTACTTCACGCGCCGAGTACAGACTGCTTCTGCGTGAAGAGTCGGCTGATACAAGACTGAGCCGTTACGGGCACGCTTTTGGACTGATCGACGATGAGGTTTATGCAAAAGTTAAATCAAAAAATGAGCAGATACAAGAGGGCTTAAGGCTTTTAAACGAGACTATTTTTACGCCAAACAAAGAGTTTATAGAGTTCTTGGAGTCTATGGGCGAAGAGAAGATAAAAGACACTATTACCGCTCAACAGCTTGTCGCACGCAAGAGTTTTGATGTAGAGAAGATGTTGAAACTTGTACCAGAGCTTGCAAAATATGAACCGTATACACTCGAAGAGATCTTAGTAGAGGGCAAATACTCACGCTATGTCCAAAAGCAGAGCGAAGAGATACAGAAGATGAAAAAGTACCTCAAAGTTGAGATTCCGCCGAGTTTTGATTTTAGAAAAATCAGCGGTCTGAGCAAAGAGATAGTCGAGAAGTTAGAAACCTTTAATCCGCCTACACTTCAAGCAGCGATGAACATAAGCGGGATTACTCCCGCAGCTATAGAGATCTTGCATATCTTTATAAAGATCGAGCAAAAAAAGATCAATTTTAAGGCAGAGAAATGAAAATCTACTACTACGTACACACGGGACACCGCATAGGTCTTGACAGATTTAGAAGAGCATGCACCATCATCCGCTCTTTAGGAGATATAGATATTACGCTTCTATGCTCTGATTTTCGTATCGCAAACGAGGCTAGACACTTTGGCGTGGATAAAGCGGTTGGAATAGACGTGGTTAGAAATATTCCACAAATTGCCAATCATGGCGATAAGCTTATCTTTGACTCCGAAGAGGCAAACCCTATAATGCTAGAAGATATGAGAAAATACTTCTCCACCTTTATCCGAATAAGTGATAAAAAAGATGACGTAAAGGCTGATGGAGAGTTTTTGATCTCCCCATATCTTAGCGGAGAGGGCATCTGTAACGCAGTAGCCGTGGATGATAAATATTTTGAGAACGAAGAGAAGACAATTGAGCTCTCATACTTTTTCGGGGATGATGATTATGAGAAGGATCTGGAGAAAAACCTTGATTTAATTAAAGATTTAGAGCCTGACCTTCTGCTTGGTTTTTACTACTTTTTGGATTATGAGGATTTTTTAAAGGAAACCTTCAGAAACTATCATGAGTTTGAAGAGTATGATGAGGTAATAAAAAAGTCAAAGATTTTAATCACTGCATCTCCGCAGGCAGTTTTAGAGAGTCTTGCTTCCGGTGCAAAGCCCATATACCTGCAAAGAGAAGACTATACAACCGACTTTTTAGAACTTTTTGAGACTCTCGGTGTTCCTACTGTTAAAAATTATGAAAAAGAACAACTTATTGACATTATAAGCTCAATAAATAACAGTGACTATTCCAAAATGGAACAAAATGGCAAAAAAATAGCATGTTTTATAAAAGAAAACTTAACTTTATAATGGATTAAAACAAACTTAGTATATAATCAGGGTTCAAATTTTACAAGAAAGAGAGCTTAAAGATGCATAACAGTAGCCGTAGAGGTTTTATGGGCAAAGCATTTGGCGCCGTAGCAGGCGTTGGTGCGGTTGGTTCATTGGTTGCAATGAAGAAGTCTTGGGATCCGCTTCCAAGCGTTAAAGCTGCAGGCTTTACTACTCTTGATATGACAATATATCCAGAGGGTGAGTTAATAACAGAAAAGTGGAGAGGAAAGCCGATCTTTGTTTTGAAAAAAACAGCTGAAATGATCGCTAGTCAGACAGAGAGTCAAAAAGCAAGAAGTGTTACGGTCGGAGGCTCTGAGTTTATGATCGCTATCGGTTTATGCACGCACTTAGGCTGTATTCCAAGTTACAATCCCGCAGAGAAATCTTTCTTATGCGCTTGTCACGGTGGTATGTTTAACTGGGCAGGTGAAGTTACAAAAGTTCCGCCACCGCGTGCATTTGATATTCCTCCATTTAAAATTGAAGGTAACAATATGATTCTTGGCGAAGTAGGCCCTGAATACAAAGCTATGAAAGATAGCGGAATAACGCTTTAAGGGGGGGATGAATTATGGCACATTTTACAAAAGCAACAAGTGTTAAAGATTGGCTAAACCAGCGTTTAGCAATTGAAAAAGTTGAAAAAGTTATGGCATCCGAGTACTGGATCCCGAAAAATATTAACTTTTTATGGGCAATGGGTATGATCTTAGCAATTACCTTTGCATTACTATTAGTTTCAGGGATCTTCCTTTTAATGTACTATCAACCACACGTTGATTTTGCGTTTGACAGTGTAAACTACACTATCATGAGAGAGGTTGACTTTGGTTGGTTATGGAGACATGTTCACGGTGTGGCTGCATCGGTTGTTTTCTTGGTTATATATATCCATATGTTCACGGGTATCTACTACGGCTCTTATAAAAAGGGACGTGAGATGATCTGGATCTCAGGTATGCTTCTTTTCGTTACTTTTTCTGCTGAAGCGTTTTCTGGTTATATGCTTCCATGGGGTCAAATGAGCTACTGGGCAGGTATGGTTATTACAAATATTTTCAGCCTTGGTGACCTACACTTAGACGGTCTTGTTGAGTGGATTCGTGGGGATTATGTTCCTGCTCAAGCATTCTTAACTCGTTTCTTTATGCTTCACGTACTTCTTTTACCGTTGGCGATTATGGGACTTATAGGGCTTCACTTTGCTGCTCTTCGTATTCCTCACGTTAATAATCAAGATGGAGAAGAGATCGACTTTGAAGCTGAGAGTAAAAAATATTTAGACGGCGACAAAGCTGGTTCAAAAGTTATGCGTTTTGGTAACGATTTCTTGAGTAAAGATATGATGGTTGTAGGTGTGTTTTTAATATTCTTCTTCTATCTTGTATTTTACAACTACAGTTTTGCACTTGACCCTGTAAACTTTGACCCTGCAGATATGCTTAAAACTCCTGCACACATCTACCCTGAGTGGTACTTCTTGTGGTCTTATGAGATCTTGCGTCCGTTCTCTGTAAACATCGGTCTAATAGCATTCGGTTTTGCACAGGTTATCTTTGTTCTTCTTCCATGGTTAGACAGAAGTCCAAATGTTGCTCCTGCAAATCGTCGTGGAGCTTTTAGTATCTGGTTCTGGTTGTTGTTAATCGATATGATAGTTCTTACTGCAATGGGTAAACTCCCTCCAGAAGGTATATTTAGTACCATCGGTTTAGTGGCTGCGCTTGGATTTATAATACTATGGGTAGCGCTTCCATTTATTACAATGAATGAAAAAAAAGTATAAGGAGAATAGGATGAAAAATAAAGAACCTTTAATATTGGTTGTTGTTGTTGCTTTTACTCTCCTAACATACTGGTTAGTTGAGCCATTTGCTCACTCTCAAATGCATAAGCATGTTGAGAGCGAAGATTTTGCATATGCAGATCTTCCGGCAATTACTAAAACAGGAAATGCCGCAAACGGTAAAGAGCTTGCAATGGGTGCGGGTGGTTGTACAGGTTGTCACTCTATCACTAAAGAGGGTATACCGGCAGGAATGGACGCAGTTACCGCTGCTGGAGTATACGGTGTAAATCCACCTGATTTAAGTGATGCAGGTGTTGTGTATGACGCTAAATTTTTGGCAGATCTTATTAAGAACCCCGCACACGCACTTAAAGTTGAGCATAAGTTCGACGCTGCTAAAGGTCAGATGCATCCGATGGTAGCGTTTTACGGAGCTGGCGGAGATATAGATCAAGAAGTTGCTGATATGGTTGCATACCTGCAATCTA from the Sulfurimonas crateris genome contains:
- a CDS encoding tetratricopeptide repeat protein; translation: MIKKAHDAYNSQDFKTALELYTQLSDEGDADAMTSLGYMYQNAQGCQRDDAKALELYEKAAELKQPYALFNLALLYMNGLGGAPHNQFKAHELYMEAAIREVPQAMYEVALMLERGLGCLQNFSEAAFWYEEGAKRGHTESFNNLGVLYKEGHGVEMNETRSFICFKKAADGGLAEGLYNLGMLYDQGFGCEQNHDTALDYCRKAAYKGHEKAKEIIKGLQEEGKIVF
- the mnmG gene encoding tRNA uridine-5-carboxymethylaminomethyl(34) synthesis enzyme MnmG, encoding MKYDVIVVGGGHAGVEASLSCARMGAKTLLVSMLAENVGATSCNPAIGGLAKGHLVREIDALGGEMGLITDEAGIQFRILNQTKGPAVRGSRAQIDMDRYRVIARNKILTTPNLELVQEMVESLIVEDGKAVGVKTNLLNEYRAEKVIITSGTFLRGVIHVGEIKQEGGRFGEQSSVGLSESLRACGLEMGRLKTGTCARVDASSIDFSVMEKQDGDEIPSPFSFRTNRDEFRKTKKQIPCFIAYTNETTHNIIESNFYRAPLFTGQIEGTGPRYCPSIEDKINRFRDKDRHHLFIEPQTMENTECYINGMSTSLPPDVQQQMIRSVKGMENARIVRYGYAIEYDFVDPRELKHSLETKKIKGLYLAGQINGTTGYEEAAAQGLMAGINATLSLQGKEPLVLRRDEAYIGVLIDDLVTKGTKEPYRMFTSRAEYRLLLREESADTRLSRYGHAFGLIDDEVYAKVKSKNEQIQEGLRLLNETIFTPNKEFIEFLESMGEEKIKDTITAQQLVARKSFDVEKMLKLVPELAKYEPYTLEEILVEGKYSRYVQKQSEEIQKMKKYLKVEIPPSFDFRKISGLSKEIVEKLETFNPPTLQAAMNISGITPAAIEILHIFIKIEQKKINFKAEK
- the ribE gene encoding riboflavin synthase, producing MFTGLIREIADVKSLRGSTLSIRSKHKAKIGDSIAVNGACLTVIKVEHDGFSVELSPESQKLLAMENYKNEVHIEPAMMMGDRFEGHIVQGHVDAIGEIKEIKNSGNSFDVFIKVEKKFIPYIIPKGSITIDGVSLTVNEVFSDSFRLTIIPHTMKETLFKNYKKGSRVNIETDMFARYVEHIITHKKNTLTWDDIDSISARY
- the petA gene encoding ubiquinol-cytochrome c reductase iron-sulfur subunit; translation: MHNSSRRGFMGKAFGAVAGVGAVGSLVAMKKSWDPLPSVKAAGFTTLDMTIYPEGELITEKWRGKPIFVLKKTAEMIASQTESQKARSVTVGGSEFMIAIGLCTHLGCIPSYNPAEKSFLCACHGGMFNWAGEVTKVPPPRAFDIPPFKIEGNNMILGEVGPEYKAMKDSGITL
- a CDS encoding c-type cytochrome, yielding MKNKEPLILVVVVAFTLLTYWLVEPFAHSQMHKHVESEDFAYADLPAITKTGNAANGKELAMGAGGCTGCHSITKEGIPAGMDAVTAAGVYGVNPPDLSDAGVVYDAKFLADLIKNPAHALKVEHKFDAAKGQMHPMVAFYGAGGDIDQEVADMVAYLQSIAVSKDELTPAMAFENACGRCHAMKYENWTQLGEKPEFKFEKESLAYDIQVLEYQESLTKYMGKLPPDLSMYIRSRGEHFLSTFIENPQAHLAGTAMPRVGVTADAAEKVIEHMADAGDTKRDERASVGTNVMWYILIFAIFAFLWKRSVWRELH
- the recQ gene encoding DNA helicase RecQ; the protein is MKYAALKDYFGHNSFREFQEEGVDAVLNAQDLLMILPTGGGKSLVYQLPTMLKEGVTVVISPLIALMQDQVASLRAQNISAEMISSAQSRDEVDEIVQRAYSGELKFLYLSPERLNNQTTIGMLRGLNINFFVIDEAHCISQWGHEFRDDYRALGNLKANFPNTAICAFTATSTEHVTRDILRELRLENPLLLKGKVFRKNIFISAQRRVSNGHEQLKAFLHRHKNESGIIYVSSRKKTEELSIFLNKNGYKSLPYHAGLPQHVREQNFKIFVNDKVNIMVATIAFGMGIDKSDIRFVAHMSLPKSLENYYQEIGRAGRDGEDAEVLLLFNAADIAQHKRFLDDIQNGEYKEHLNQKIDTIYKYATGEICFHKQLAEYFEDTLDACTSRCDNCLSSDEKRQNITKEAQMLLSAVYKTEQNFGKNYIIDILRGSKEQKLLANAADKLSVYGIGTHMSKKEWFVILERLLELKIVVLGEFSTLKLTNEAADILRGKKELFIKSSRLEINIKEKKIKSEETLDFDEELFERLRARRAELAAKLKVPAYIIFSDKVLKNLAAAKPHDKESMLEVNGIAQKKFEQFGEAFLEVLKF
- a CDS encoding cytochrome b, whose protein sequence is MAHFTKATSVKDWLNQRLAIEKVEKVMASEYWIPKNINFLWAMGMILAITFALLLVSGIFLLMYYQPHVDFAFDSVNYTIMREVDFGWLWRHVHGVAASVVFLVIYIHMFTGIYYGSYKKGREMIWISGMLLFVTFSAEAFSGYMLPWGQMSYWAGMVITNIFSLGDLHLDGLVEWIRGDYVPAQAFLTRFFMLHVLLLPLAIMGLIGLHFAALRIPHVNNQDGEEIDFEAESKKYLDGDKAGSKVMRFGNDFLSKDMMVVGVFLIFFFYLVFYNYSFALDPVNFDPADMLKTPAHIYPEWYFLWSYEILRPFSVNIGLIAFGFAQVIFVLLPWLDRSPNVAPANRRGAFSIWFWLLLIDMIVLTAMGKLPPEGIFSTIGLVAALGFIILWVALPFITMNEKKV